A single Bacillus sp. HMF5848 DNA region contains:
- a CDS encoding TIGR02206 family membrane protein, with protein MKELIIQDGNKPFILFSLTHLLTLAFFVLVCVGMYIFRQQLQQKVTNSIFRYSLATILIISEISLAWWLHYIGMWSVMNSLPLHLSSLSLVLSTVLLLTRSYNLFEFTYFVGVGSAIQAMITPDLQAYTFPHFRYVHFFISHGGILIANLFIVIVEGFYPTFKSIVRAFLYLNVYTAIIFLVNLAINGNYMYIMKKPVNPSILDYLGPWPYYIFSLELIALATFFMLYVPFYILKRNKQL; from the coding sequence ATGAAAGAGCTAATCATACAAGATGGAAACAAGCCGTTTATTTTATTCTCGCTCACGCACTTACTTACGTTGGCCTTTTTTGTATTAGTTTGTGTTGGAATGTATATCTTTAGACAACAACTACAACAAAAAGTGACAAACAGCATCTTTAGGTATTCACTCGCAACTATTCTTATTATTTCAGAAATAAGCTTGGCATGGTGGCTTCATTATATCGGCATGTGGTCAGTCATGAACTCTCTTCCGCTTCATTTAAGCAGTCTTTCATTAGTGTTATCGACTGTATTACTTTTAACACGCAGCTATAACCTGTTTGAATTTACGTATTTTGTCGGAGTAGGAAGTGCCATTCAAGCGATGATTACACCAGATTTGCAAGCATACACCTTTCCTCACTTTAGATATGTTCACTTCTTTATCTCACACGGAGGCATTTTAATAGCGAATCTATTTATAGTAATAGTCGAAGGCTTTTATCCAACCTTTAAGTCGATTGTGCGAGCCTTTCTGTATCTAAATGTTTATACAGCGATCATATTTCTTGTAAACCTAGCGATTAATGGAAATTATATGTACATTATGAAAAAACCAGTCAATCCCTCTATTCTTGACTACCTTGGTCCTTGGCCATACTACATTTTCAGCCTAGAACTCATAGCCCTTGCTACTTTTTTTATGTTGTATGTACCGTTTTATATTTTAAAAAGAAACAAGCAATTATGA
- a CDS encoding M20 family metallopeptidase, translating into MNIFNSILRPEEVVSLTQRLVRIPSDWNVPTREKDALDEVCKFLDENGVPYTKQQVTEHTYNVIACYKGNKEGKKVMLNGHIDTVPPYEMDFPPYEAAVKDGFIQGRGTNDMKGAVAAMLLTLVAFHRGNIPLAGELIVTVVVGEEGQSEGTKQLIRESVTADVAIVGEPSHFDYAIAHRGLEWIQVDVKGVTAHSGVAHKGVNAISKAAKLITRLEERIQPVLDRRNHPYCGRSILNFGTITGGTQPSTVADKCSFQLDRRYIPGETPESIEQEIQDVINELKEEDPNFNASLTMLDHIDEDTYHHVPLNTAPDHPFIPILTKTITDVTKRNPEVSTKRGWTDAGLLSYYGKIPTVVCGPGKIEYSHAENEQIAVEQLLQAVNIYFTVTKEYCDSVTD; encoded by the coding sequence GTGAACATTTTTAATTCCATATTACGTCCAGAAGAAGTCGTTTCGTTAACACAACGATTAGTTAGAATTCCTAGTGACTGGAATGTTCCTACAAGGGAGAAAGACGCGTTAGATGAAGTATGTAAGTTTTTGGATGAGAATGGCGTTCCATACACGAAGCAACAAGTAACAGAGCACACTTACAATGTCATTGCTTGTTACAAAGGGAATAAAGAAGGAAAAAAAGTCATGTTAAACGGTCACATTGATACCGTCCCACCTTATGAGATGGATTTCCCCCCTTATGAGGCAGCGGTAAAGGATGGTTTTATTCAAGGGAGAGGCACGAACGACATGAAAGGGGCAGTTGCTGCGATGCTTCTTACCCTTGTCGCCTTCCACCGTGGAAACATCCCGCTTGCCGGGGAATTGATAGTGACCGTTGTAGTCGGAGAAGAAGGCCAAAGTGAAGGGACAAAGCAATTAATCAGAGAAAGTGTAACAGCTGACGTGGCGATTGTCGGAGAGCCGTCTCATTTTGATTACGCCATCGCCCACCGTGGTCTGGAGTGGATTCAAGTTGATGTAAAAGGTGTAACGGCCCATAGCGGGGTCGCTCATAAAGGGGTAAATGCGATCTCAAAAGCAGCTAAACTTATAACCCGCCTTGAGGAACGGATTCAACCGGTATTGGACAGACGAAATCATCCGTATTGCGGTCGCTCCATTTTAAACTTTGGAACGATTACAGGTGGCACACAGCCGAGTACTGTTGCTGACAAATGTTCATTTCAGCTGGACCGTCGCTACATTCCAGGGGAAACACCTGAATCTATAGAGCAAGAAATTCAAGACGTCATAAACGAATTAAAAGAGGAAGATCCTAATTTCAATGCATCATTGACGATGCTTGATCACATAGACGAAGATACGTATCATCATGTTCCTTTAAATACAGCACCGGATCATCCTTTTATTCCGATTTTGACAAAAACGATAACAGATGTGACAAAACGGAATCCGGAGGTTTCGACTAAGCGTGGCTGGACTGACGCTGGTTTACTTTCGTATTACGGAAAGATTCCAACCGTCGTTTGCGGGCCGGGGAAAATTGAGTATTCACATGCAGAAAATGAACAAATAGCTGTCGAGCAGCTTTTACAGGCAGTAAATATCTACTTTACAGTAACAAAAGAATATTGTGATAGCGTAACAGACTAG
- a CDS encoding UvrD-helicase domain-containing protein, which translates to MKNFIKGLINKGKLDIYLLKMQRQISNIHTRIKHLNNDIHQLNKERSLITDAGINRILTKYQSDLKFLSSSNIFMTTDEGRSFLQDYETLSRTDKVKQLNAEFVKAKEEFLQTVNSLRNQQEKVNTQIKEQLHICRDFESMKEALLKSEVYVTEEQIRKPLRKYEETYKYFKTGVNLSEEAKQFVHDYKKMDVIIHASNKHYLQKQLKSHNEFFNNIDGKSLDTQQRLAILSEDHNKLILAGAGSGKTLTISGKVKFLVEKKNVKPEDILLISFTRKAADEMDERIAKRLQVPVNVYTFHKMGLEIIANDRGIKPDIFDGDIQSILQEYLQNEVYKDMNQIKKLITFFSYYMQVPKDVTQFDSLADYHEHTRHIDYETMKAKVDKHTFIQKKSYHMGQQQQTLHGEVVKSFEEVLIANFLYLKGVSYIYEHPYERESGDRDHRQYRPDFYLPDYDMYIEHFGVNEHMKTPWLSKVEEAKYVDGMKWKRSIHAEHGTTLIESYSYYNQQGILLEKLRENLEKYHVSFSDINYKDVFDSIYDQNNNTYFSEFIKLLSTFLTLYKSNGYTSDMLDTFIEKNKKEKIPLIRMRNQVFFELLKPMYAYYENHLKKHNLIDFNDMINDSTSIIKKGSADLPYSYIIIDEYQDISKSRFNLIKAIQDKTNAKVMCVGDDWQSIYRFAGSDISLFTQFQSFFGTSKLLKIEQTYRNSQDLIDIAGSFVMQNKRQFKKELKSAKRCGHPIRIMSYQKQILEALEQAIDDIVTNHGEKTEIMLLGRNNFDRKVLDKSLDFELKYDRDSDKVTVTYSKYPKLKIFFLTAHKSKGLEADNVILINAANSLLGFPNKIADDPILSWVLTDADDFPYEEERRLFYVALTCTKNRTYILAPEHRMSLFVRELKEQYGIESSYSTKEEGAATTEGPSCPRCKKGHLLIRSGHKSRFLGCTNYPTCDFTTKHVSLLKNPRMCNRCGGYMVRKKGSYGYFYGCINYPYCENTTE; encoded by the coding sequence ATGAAGAATTTTATAAAAGGTCTTATAAATAAAGGCAAACTTGATATTTATTTACTTAAAATGCAGCGTCAAATTTCAAACATTCATACTCGTATTAAACATCTTAATAATGATATACATCAATTAAACAAAGAGCGCAGTCTCATAACTGATGCGGGCATAAACAGGATTTTAACGAAATACCAATCTGATTTAAAATTTCTATCCAGTAGCAACATTTTTATGACAACAGATGAGGGGAGAAGTTTTTTACAAGATTACGAGACATTGTCGCGCACAGACAAAGTGAAGCAGCTGAATGCTGAATTTGTAAAAGCGAAGGAAGAGTTTTTACAAACAGTCAACTCTCTACGGAATCAACAGGAAAAGGTTAATACACAAATAAAAGAACAGTTACATATTTGCCGAGACTTTGAGAGCATGAAAGAAGCGCTTTTAAAAAGTGAAGTGTACGTAACGGAAGAGCAGATAAGAAAACCATTAAGAAAATACGAGGAAACATATAAATATTTTAAAACAGGTGTAAATCTATCAGAAGAAGCGAAGCAGTTTGTCCATGATTATAAAAAAATGGACGTCATCATTCATGCTAGCAACAAACATTATTTACAGAAGCAGTTAAAATCCCACAACGAGTTTTTCAACAATATCGATGGCAAATCATTAGATACACAGCAAAGGCTCGCGATATTATCAGAAGATCACAACAAGCTTATTTTAGCTGGTGCTGGTAGCGGGAAGACATTAACAATCTCCGGGAAAGTTAAATTTTTAGTAGAGAAGAAGAACGTCAAACCAGAGGATATTCTCTTAATATCTTTTACGAGAAAAGCAGCGGATGAAATGGATGAGCGTATTGCCAAAAGACTCCAAGTACCAGTGAATGTATACACGTTTCATAAGATGGGTTTAGAAATTATCGCAAACGATCGCGGTATTAAGCCTGATATTTTTGATGGTGACATACAAAGCATACTGCAAGAATACCTGCAAAACGAAGTATATAAAGATATGAATCAAATCAAAAAGCTTATTACCTTTTTCAGCTATTACATGCAGGTACCAAAAGACGTGACGCAGTTTGACTCACTCGCTGACTATCACGAACATACGCGTCACATTGATTATGAAACGATGAAAGCCAAAGTGGACAAACATACATTTATTCAAAAAAAGTCATACCATATGGGCCAACAGCAGCAAACGCTACACGGTGAAGTAGTGAAAAGCTTTGAAGAGGTTCTTATTGCAAATTTTCTCTATCTTAAAGGTGTGTCTTATATATATGAGCATCCGTATGAGCGTGAAAGTGGTGACAGAGATCATCGCCAATATCGACCAGATTTTTATCTGCCAGATTATGATATGTACATTGAACATTTCGGTGTAAATGAACATATGAAAACTCCGTGGCTAAGTAAAGTAGAAGAAGCAAAATATGTGGACGGGATGAAGTGGAAACGTAGCATTCATGCAGAGCATGGAACAACATTAATTGAGTCATACTCCTATTACAATCAGCAAGGCATATTGCTAGAAAAATTACGAGAGAACCTTGAAAAGTATCATGTATCCTTTTCAGACATCAATTATAAAGATGTATTCGATAGTATATATGATCAAAACAACAATACATATTTCTCTGAATTTATTAAGCTTCTGTCAACGTTTCTAACGTTGTATAAATCAAACGGGTATACAAGTGATATGCTGGATACCTTTATAGAAAAAAATAAAAAAGAGAAAATTCCTCTTATACGTATGCGAAATCAAGTGTTTTTTGAATTGTTAAAACCAATGTACGCGTATTACGAAAACCATTTGAAGAAACACAATCTGATTGATTTTAACGATATGATTAACGACTCAACATCGATTATTAAAAAGGGATCAGCCGATTTACCATATTCGTATATTATTATCGACGAGTATCAAGACATATCTAAAAGTCGATTTAACTTGATTAAAGCGATACAAGACAAAACAAATGCAAAAGTGATGTGTGTCGGGGATGATTGGCAATCTATTTACCGGTTTGCGGGTAGTGATATAAGTTTATTTACGCAATTCCAATCATTTTTTGGCACTAGTAAGTTATTAAAAATAGAACAAACATACCGTAATTCTCAAGATTTGATCGACATAGCAGGTTCCTTTGTGATGCAAAACAAAAGGCAATTTAAGAAAGAATTGAAATCTGCCAAAAGATGTGGTCACCCGATTCGTATCATGAGCTATCAAAAGCAAATACTCGAAGCGCTTGAACAAGCCATCGATGATATCGTTACGAATCACGGAGAAAAGACAGAAATTATGCTATTAGGCCGAAACAATTTTGATCGCAAGGTACTAGATAAAAGCTTAGATTTTGAGTTGAAATATGACCGCGATTCAGATAAAGTCACAGTCACATATAGTAAATATCCTAAGTTGAAAATTTTTTTCCTTACCGCACATAAATCAAAAGGACTTGAAGCGGACAATGTTATTTTGATTAACGCAGCCAATAGTCTACTAGGCTTTCCGAATAAAATAGCAGATGACCCGATATTGTCATGGGTATTAACAGACGCGGACGATTTTCCTTATGAGGAAGAACGAAGATTGTTTTATGTCGCCCTAACATGTACGAAAAACCGGACGTATATCCTTGCACCCGAGCATAGAATGTCACTATTTGTTAGAGAACTAAAAGAACAGTATGGTATTGAAAGCAGTTACTCTACAAAAGAAGAGGGCGCAGCAACAACAGAAGGCCCAAGCTGTCCTAGATGTAAAAAAGGACACTTGCTCATACGCTCTGGTCATAAATCTAGATTCTTAGGTTGTACCAATTACCCTACGTGTGATTTCACAACGAAACATGTAAGCCTCCTGAAAAATCCACGTATGTGTAACAGATGCGGAGGATATATGGTTAGAAAAAAAGGAAGCTATGGTTACTTTTATGGATGCATTAACTATCCGTATTGTGAGAATACGACGGAGTAA
- a CDS encoding MurR/RpiR family transcriptional regulator yields the protein MADYQEKISTTYNTLSPSLKKVAEKLLDDPVLFSQSTAISIGEKIGVSETTVIRFCHSLGFKGFSELQQEVRQYIYHFKSHITIDQEEGGELYEKVMLQDMANIKQTMQNVTKEQVDRMIDMVLKADKVFTLGSYNSFSITHWLWFNLQEVRNDVILLQPGTDNIFSQLKNIHEGSVLIASSFHRYALDTLWIAEEFKKHGGSVIGITDSPIAPIHKFSDVTFCISTSESKLINDIAAAYSLLNGILTEMMVRVKKEHAYNEDKFGIETSYQTRKFFVR from the coding sequence ATGGCAGATTATCAAGAAAAAATATCAACTACATATAATACACTTTCTCCAAGCTTGAAGAAGGTGGCAGAAAAACTATTGGACGATCCTGTATTGTTTTCGCAGTCGACAGCGATCTCCATAGGAGAAAAAATAGGAGTCAGCGAAACAACGGTTATTCGTTTTTGCCATTCTCTCGGATTTAAGGGGTTTAGCGAGCTTCAACAAGAAGTTCGTCAATATATATATCACTTCAAAAGTCACATCACCATTGATCAAGAGGAAGGAGGAGAATTATATGAAAAGGTGATGCTGCAAGACATGGCTAATATTAAACAAACCATGCAGAACGTCACCAAGGAACAAGTTGATAGAATGATAGATATGGTACTGAAAGCTGACAAGGTTTTTACGTTAGGATCTTATAATTCTTTTTCTATCACTCATTGGCTATGGTTTAACTTGCAGGAAGTACGCAATGATGTCATTCTTCTACAGCCTGGTACGGATAATATTTTTTCACAGCTGAAAAACATACATGAAGGAAGTGTCCTCATTGCGAGTTCGTTTCATCGATATGCCTTGGACACGTTATGGATTGCGGAAGAATTCAAAAAGCATGGTGGTTCTGTTATCGGTATTACAGACTCACCAATTGCACCCATTCATAAGTTTAGTGATGTAACATTTTGTATTTCAACATCAGAAAGCAAACTCATCAATGATATTGCAGCCGCCTATTCTCTATTAAATGGCATTCTGACAGAGATGATGGTCCGCGTGAAAAAGGAACATGCATATAACGAAGATAAATTCGGTATTGAAACCTCTTATCAAACAAGAAAGTTTTTTGTTCGATAA
- the menC gene encoding o-succinylbenzoate synthase, with protein MNIKRIDMYRLKMPLKDVFETSMGVETHREFILLSAYDGDEIGFGECVAMDIPVYSEETVDTCWHMLEQYMIPAVLNRDINHPDEFHEQFRWIRGNKMAKATLEGAIWDLYCKIKDVSLAKELGGVKKEILSGISMGIEKNIDKLLHDIEGYVAAGYKRLKLKIKPGYDIEPIRAIRERFPTVPLMADANSAYTLDDIDLLKEMDQFNLMMIEQPLPYDDIIDHATLQREINTPICLDESIKSTDDARKAIELGSCKIINIKVGRVGGLSESKRLHDICEERGIPVWCGGMQESGIGRAHNIAISSLSNFTIPGDTSPSSRYWIKDITTEEVEFHDPGKIAVPDKPGIGYGLCQDTVSDYLIRREVYVK; from the coding sequence ATGAACATAAAACGAATCGACATGTACCGTTTAAAGATGCCACTAAAGGATGTTTTTGAAACGAGCATGGGAGTTGAAACCCATCGTGAATTTATCCTACTGTCCGCTTATGACGGAGACGAAATAGGGTTTGGTGAGTGTGTTGCGATGGATATTCCTGTATATAGTGAAGAGACCGTCGATACGTGTTGGCATATGCTTGAGCAATATATGATACCAGCCGTTTTGAATCGTGATATCAATCACCCAGATGAGTTTCATGAACAATTCCGTTGGATTCGCGGAAATAAAATGGCAAAGGCGACTCTTGAAGGTGCGATATGGGATTTATATTGTAAAATAAAGGACGTTTCCTTAGCAAAGGAATTGGGTGGAGTCAAAAAAGAGATTTTGAGTGGCATCAGCATGGGGATAGAGAAGAACATCGACAAACTACTACATGACATTGAAGGATATGTGGCAGCTGGTTACAAACGATTGAAGCTTAAAATTAAGCCCGGCTATGACATCGAACCAATTCGTGCCATTCGAGAGAGATTTCCTACTGTTCCTTTAATGGCTGATGCTAATTCGGCCTATACACTAGATGATATTGATCTATTAAAAGAGATGGATCAATTCAACTTAATGATGATTGAACAGCCGTTGCCGTATGACGATATTATTGATCATGCGACGCTACAGCGTGAAATCAACACGCCGATTTGTTTAGATGAAAGTATCAAATCAACTGATGATGCCAGAAAAGCAATCGAACTAGGAAGTTGTAAAATTATCAATATAAAAGTAGGTCGTGTCGGAGGACTGTCTGAGTCAAAGAGACTTCACGATATTTGTGAGGAGCGCGGCATCCCCGTTTGGTGCGGCGGCATGCAGGAGTCAGGCATTGGAAGAGCCCATAACATTGCCATCTCCTCATTAAGTAACTTCACCATCCCAGGCGATACATCACCATCCAGTCGCTACTGGATCAAAGATATCACAACAGAGGAAGTTGAATTCCACGATCCTGGCAAAATCGCTGTCCCTGACAAACCAGGAATTGGCTATGGCTTATGTCAAGATACGGTAAGTGATTACTTAATACGGAGAGAAGTTTATGTGAAGTAG
- a CDS encoding YfcC family protein gives MNMNPEVETVKKKPMFPIPHTYAIIMLIIIIATVATYIVPAGEFERTTMESTGRTVVVEGSYAAVEQSPVGFFEMFKAIPTGMKDGASIIFFILLVGGAFGIIRATGAIEAGIGKAVIGLEGKERLMIPISMALFSVGGFSMGMAEESIIFVPIGVALARALGFDAITGTAMISLGAASGFIGGMLNPFTVGVAQTIAEVPLFSGIVFRSIVYVCILAFGIFFVMRYAYKVKKDPTKGVMYDIEQKAKHEDVSAALEEIPKLNAKHILVFVFLFGGLLFNMYGVFQWGWYITELTTSFIIIGLVCGFVGGLNVNKTFDAFVDGAKMLTFGALIVGFARGILVVMEEGRIIDTLINSLAGSIQNLPDSLTVLGMFITQTFLNFFIPSGSGQAATTMPIMTPLADILGLSRQVAVLAYQYGDGISNSIIPTSAALMGYLAVAGVPYDRWFKFIWKLILGWTVIAGVALVVAVMIGVQ, from the coding sequence ATGAATATGAACCCCGAGGTAGAAACGGTAAAAAAGAAACCTATGTTTCCGATTCCACATACGTATGCGATTATTATGCTCATCATTATCATAGCAACGGTTGCAACGTATATTGTCCCAGCTGGTGAATTTGAGCGAACTACAATGGAATCAACAGGAAGAACGGTTGTTGTCGAAGGTTCTTATGCTGCTGTTGAGCAAAGCCCGGTAGGATTTTTTGAGATGTTTAAAGCTATTCCAACTGGCATGAAGGATGGAGCCAGTATTATTTTCTTCATTTTACTCGTAGGAGGAGCATTTGGTATTATTCGAGCCACAGGAGCGATTGAGGCTGGAATAGGAAAAGCCGTTATTGGATTAGAGGGTAAAGAACGATTGATGATTCCTATTTCCATGGCGCTTTTTTCAGTGGGTGGTTTTTCCATGGGGATGGCAGAAGAGAGCATCATCTTCGTTCCGATTGGAGTAGCGCTGGCAAGGGCTTTAGGCTTTGATGCCATTACAGGTACGGCTATGATTAGTTTAGGAGCCGCTAGTGGATTTATAGGTGGAATGTTGAATCCGTTTACAGTTGGTGTGGCACAAACAATTGCGGAAGTACCGCTCTTTTCAGGTATTGTGTTTCGTTCCATCGTGTACGTTTGTATTTTAGCGTTCGGTATTTTCTTTGTCATGAGGTATGCCTACAAAGTGAAAAAGGATCCGACAAAAGGGGTCATGTATGATATTGAGCAAAAAGCGAAACATGAAGATGTTTCAGCTGCATTAGAAGAAATACCTAAGCTTAACGCGAAGCATATTCTTGTTTTTGTCTTCTTATTCGGTGGTCTTCTCTTTAACATGTATGGTGTCTTTCAATGGGGCTGGTATATTACAGAGCTAACGACATCCTTCATTATTATTGGATTGGTATGTGGATTTGTTGGCGGCTTAAATGTGAATAAAACATTTGATGCCTTCGTAGATGGTGCAAAAATGTTAACGTTTGGTGCGTTGATTGTCGGCTTTGCACGCGGGATACTAGTAGTTATGGAAGAAGGTAGAATCATTGATACATTGATTAATAGCCTTGCAGGATCCATTCAGAACTTGCCAGATTCACTTACGGTTCTCGGTATGTTTATTACACAAACATTCCTGAACTTCTTTATTCCATCTGGTAGTGGTCAGGCTGCGACAACGATGCCAATTATGACGCCGTTGGCAGATATTTTAGGGTTAAGCCGTCAAGTTGCTGTATTGGCGTATCAATATGGAGACGGTATTTCAAACTCCATCATTCCAACATCAGCAGCGTTAATGGGATATCTAGCTGTTGCTGGTGTTCCGTATGATCGTTGGTTCAAGTTTATTTGGAAACTAATTTTAGGTTGGACAGTTATTGCTGGTGTAGCTCTTGTTGTGGCGGTTATGATTGGAGTCCAATAA